A genomic stretch from Spirochaetaceae bacterium includes:
- a CDS encoding ABC transporter substrate-binding protein has protein sequence MNKFVVLGLALAVVGLPVFAAGEAETSEAAAAGGPQYGGTLTLGYADLDPPTADVVEGRWPTTKYTSFVLDYLLTADIDKFGPRGANNHAFTAPLSVPEEFTRGGVIEDWEITSDKLIFRIRPGVQWAAVGKEHVMESRELVAEDIVFSLMRFWTAPAMGWLETNEFPDWLVGMYAEDKYTFVVEFKYFNAVWRGRLGSGWANDLYAPEVVEAGAHDWANLVGTGPFMVKQYVQGSAMVYEKNPIFYDTTTIDGVEYELPFVDEIVLPIIPDESTRIASLRTGKIDYMGGYLAPVPIHYRDTLSKTEHLMVESVKGSWAHTLSFAMEEKTRGRPGTEIADNVLLRRALTIGTDREAIARATFFEADIHSWPVSDKNAAAFIPMDQLPESSQELFEYNPEKAKQLIAEAGYPNGFTVIAPVNAADTTRVDMLSQIADQWSKIGVTVDMRPMESAALSEFMRRGEDIAPNFDMWLHGEYNIDPLITIGGRFGHYFHEDFLEAKQTPEGEARMAILRDIAARAIDEVVPGIPLGTPYQLRVTWPWVKNWYGETEESAWGTAHINARIWIDQDLKKSLGY, from the coding sequence ATGAACAAATTCGTAGTGCTCGGGTTGGCGCTGGCGGTCGTGGGGCTGCCCGTTTTCGCAGCGGGAGAAGCCGAGACCAGTGAGGCGGCGGCGGCCGGCGGGCCGCAGTACGGCGGCACGCTTACCCTCGGATACGCCGACCTGGATCCGCCGACGGCGGACGTCGTGGAGGGCCGCTGGCCGACCACCAAGTATACCAGCTTCGTGCTGGACTACCTGCTCACGGCGGACATCGACAAGTTCGGGCCGCGAGGCGCCAACAATCATGCCTTCACCGCGCCGCTCAGCGTGCCGGAGGAGTTTACCCGGGGCGGCGTGATCGAGGACTGGGAGATCACTTCCGACAAGCTGATCTTCCGCATCCGCCCTGGCGTGCAGTGGGCCGCGGTCGGCAAGGAGCACGTCATGGAGTCGCGCGAGCTCGTGGCCGAGGACATCGTGTTCAGCCTGATGCGCTTCTGGACCGCGCCCGCCATGGGATGGCTGGAAACCAACGAGTTCCCGGACTGGCTGGTCGGCATGTACGCGGAGGACAAGTACACCTTCGTGGTCGAGTTCAAGTACTTCAACGCCGTGTGGCGGGGACGCCTCGGCTCCGGCTGGGCCAACGACCTGTACGCACCGGAGGTGGTCGAGGCGGGCGCCCACGACTGGGCCAACCTGGTTGGTACCGGGCCGTTCATGGTGAAGCAGTACGTGCAGGGATCGGCGATGGTGTACGAGAAGAATCCGATCTTCTACGACACCACCACCATCGACGGGGTCGAGTACGAGTTGCCGTTCGTGGACGAGATCGTGCTGCCGATCATTCCGGACGAGTCGACCCGCATCGCGTCGTTGCGGACCGGCAAGATCGACTACATGGGCGGCTACCTGGCGCCGGTGCCGATCCACTACCGGGACACGCTGAGCAAGACCGAGCACCTGATGGTGGAGTCGGTCAAGGGCAGTTGGGCGCACACGCTGTCGTTCGCCATGGAGGAGAAGACGCGCGGGCGGCCGGGCACCGAAATCGCCGACAACGTATTGCTGCGCCGGGCGCTGACGATCGGCACCGACCGCGAAGCGATCGCGCGGGCCACGTTCTTCGAAGCCGACATCCACAGTTGGCCGGTGAGCGACAAGAACGCGGCGGCGTTCATTCCGATGGACCAGTTGCCGGAGTCGTCGCAGGAGTTGTTCGAGTACAACCCCGAGAAGGCGAAGCAGCTTATCGCCGAGGCGGGGTACCCGAACGGGTTTACCGTGATCGCGCCGGTGAACGCGGCCGATACCACGCGCGTCGACATGTTGAGCCAGATCGCCGACCAGTGGAGCAAGATCGGCGTGACCGTCGACATGCGCCCCATGGAGTCCGCGGCGCTCAGCGAGTTCATGCGGCGCGGGGAAGACATTGCACCCAACTTCGACATGTGGCTGCACGGCGAGTACAACATCGACCCGCTGATCACCATCGGCGGACGCTTCGGGCACTACTTCCACGAGGACTTCCTGGAAGCCAAGCAGACTCCGGAGGGTGAAGCGCGCATGGCGATTCTCAGGGACATCGCCGCACGCGCCATCGACGAGGTGGTGCCGGGCATTCCGCTGGGCACTCCGTATCAACTGCGCGTCACCTGGCCGTGGGTCAAGAACTGGTATGGCGAGACCGAGGAGAGCGCCTGGGGAACCGCCCACATC
- a CDS encoding ABC transporter permease: protein MNEAGGGARAGTRFLRRLVTEKPLGTVGAAITVLLLLTGIFADLLAPYGFNETEVGDFLEPPSAQFWLGTDNLGRDVLSRVIYGARISMIVGIAATAVSTLIATVIGVLCGYLGGKFDLVVQRFVDGWMCLPYLPILMVVMAIVGPGMLGLIIVMGVSGGIGGSRFSRSVVINIKENSYLEASIAIGGSTSRVLLRHILPNILAPIIISFSLAVPGVILGEASLSFLGFGIPPPAPSWGGMLSGSGRRFMFNAPWMVIWPGLALSIVVYGVNMFGDAVRDLLDPRLRGGAGSYRGGATRRKRRKSV from the coding sequence GTGAACGAAGCGGGCGGCGGGGCGCGCGCCGGCACGCGGTTTCTCAGGCGGCTGGTCACCGAGAAGCCGCTCGGCACGGTAGGCGCGGCGATCACGGTGCTGCTGCTGCTGACCGGCATCTTCGCCGACCTGCTGGCGCCGTACGGCTTCAACGAGACGGAGGTAGGCGACTTCCTGGAGCCGCCGTCCGCGCAGTTCTGGCTGGGCACCGACAACCTGGGCCGCGACGTGCTCAGCCGCGTCATCTACGGCGCCCGCATCTCGATGATCGTCGGCATCGCGGCGACCGCGGTGAGCACGCTGATCGCCACCGTCATCGGCGTGCTGTGCGGCTACCTCGGCGGCAAGTTCGACCTGGTCGTGCAGCGCTTCGTCGACGGCTGGATGTGCCTGCCCTACCTGCCGATCCTGATGGTGGTGATGGCGATCGTCGGCCCCGGCATGCTGGGCCTGATCATCGTGATGGGCGTGTCGGGCGGCATCGGCGGCTCGCGCTTCTCGCGCAGCGTGGTGATCAACATCAAGGAAAATTCCTACCTGGAGGCTTCGATCGCCATCGGCGGCTCGACTTCGCGAGTGCTGCTGAGGCACATTCTGCCCAACATCCTGGCGCCGATCATCATCAGCTTTTCGCTGGCGGTGCCGGGGGTTATCCTGGGCGAGGCATCGCTGAGCTTCCTGGGATTCGGAATACCGCCGCCGGCGCCGAGCTGGGGCGGCATGCTGAGCGGAAGTGGCCGCCGGTTCATGTTCAATGCGCCGTGGATGGTGATCTGGCCGGGGCTGGCGTTGAGCATCGTCGTGTACGGCGTCAACATGTTCGGCGACGCGGTGCGCGACCTGCTCGATCCCCGGCTGCGCGGCGGCGCCGGCAGCTACCGCGGCGGGGCAACCAGGCGGAAACGCAGGAAATCAGTTTGA